The Paraconexibacter algicola genome includes the window GCGTCCCGTCGGCGGTGAGCGCGACGAGGGCCTCGCGCAGCAGCGCCCGGACCTCGTCCTCCCCGTATGCCTTGCCCTGTCCCATCCGGGCGCATCGTCGCAGGTCGACACAACTTCGGACAGCCTGTACGATGTTGCCATGTCCACCGTCGCCCCCACCCCCACCGGCATCTTCACCGAGGATCACGCCGCCCTGCGCGAGTCGATCCGGTCCTTCATGGACCGCGAGGTCGTCCCCCACGTCGAGGCGTGGGAGGAGACGACGTTCCCCGACGCGATCGTCCGCCGCATGGGCGAGCTCGGCTTCCTCGGCCTGTCGATGCCCGAGGAGTACGGCGGCCAGGGCGGCGACTACTTCTGCAACCTCGTGCTCGCCGAGGAGGTCGCGCGGGCGGGCAGCGGCGGGTTCCTCATGGGCCTCTCGGTCCACACGGACATGGTCATGCCCCCGCTGCTGGAGTTCGGCACCGAGGAGCAGAAGCGCGAGTACCTGCCGCGCGGCATCGCCGGGGAGAGCATCTACGCCCTCGGGATCACCGAGCCCGACGCGGGCTCCGACGTCGCCTCGATCAAGACGCGGGCGGTGTACGACCCGGCCACCGACGAGTACGTCATCAACGGCTCGAAGACCTACATCACCAACGGGCACCGCGCCGACATGATCTGCCTGGTCACGAAGACCGACCCGGACGCCGGCTACGCGGGCTTCACCCTCTTCCTCGTCCCGATGGACGCCCCGGGGGTCATCCGCGAGCAGAAGCTGCAGAAGATGGGCATGCACGCCTCCGACACGGCGCTGCTCGCCTTCCAGGACGTGCGCGTCCCCGCCAGCGCGATCCTCGGCGAGAAGGGCAAGGGCTTCCAGCACATCATGTGGGAGCTGCAGGCCGAGCGCTGCATCGCCGCCGCCGGCTGCCTCGCCTACGCCCAGTACGCCTTCGACGCGACCCTGGAGTACGCGAAGGAGCGCCGCACCTTCGGCCAGCAGCTCGGCACCCACCAGGCGATCCGCCACAAGTTCGCGCAGATGGCGACGGAGCTCGAGGCCACCCGCAAGCTCATCTACGCCACGGCCGCCGACTACGCGGCCGGCGCGTACAACGTCCGCGAGATCTCGATGGCCAAGCTCAAGGCCACGCAGGTCGCCTGGGAGGTCGCCGACCAGTGCGTGCAGATCCACGGCGGCGCCGGCTACATGAAGGAGTACCCGGTCGAGCGCGTCATGCGCGACATCCGGCTCTACCGCATCGGCGCCGGCGCCGACGAGATCATGCTCGACGTGATCGGCAAGAGCTACGGGCTGTAGGCCGCCCGGCGCTCACGGCGCGGCGGCCGCGAGCCGCTGCGCCGCGCGCTCGACGAGCTTGAACTTCTGGACCTTGCCGGTCGGCGTCGTCGGCAGGTCGGCGGCGTCGACGAGCAGGACGTGCTTGGGGACCTTGAACCGCGCGAGGCGCTCGCGGCAGAGCGCGAGCACGGCGTCGACGTCGACGGCGACCCCGGGCTCGGGGACGACCCAGGCGCAGCCCACCTCGCCCCAGCGCTCGTCGGGGACGCCGACCGCGTAGACCTGGCTGACGCCCGCGACGGTCGCGACCAGCTCCTCGACCTCCTTGGGCATGACGAGCTCGCCGCCGGACTTGTAGAGCTCCTTCGTGCGGCCGGTCAGGACGAGGTAGCCGTCCGGGTCCACGCGCCCGAGGTCGCCGGAGTGCACCCAGCCGTCGCGCAGCGCGCCGGCGGTCAGCCCGGGCTCGTCCCAGAAGCCGCGCATGTGCGTCGGGCCGGTGGAGATGAGCTCGCCCTCCTCCCCGTCCGGCCGGCGGGTGCCGTCCAGCGGGTCCACCGTCGCATAGGCGCACAGGTCGCCGCCGGCGTCCGCGATCCCGGCGACGCCGGCGCGCTTCGGCCGTCCGACCGTGGTGGTGTGCCGCTCGGTCGGGTCCTCGGGCAGCGTCATCGTCATCGCGCCGCCGCACTCGGTCATCCCGTAGCCGGTGGTGATCTCGGTGATGCCGAGCTCCTGCGCGCAGCGCTCCCACAGCCACGCGGGGCCGGGCGCCGCCCCGGAGAGGAGCGCGAAGACGCTGGAGAGGTCGGTCGTGCGGCGGTCGGGGTGCTCCAGCAGCGCGATCGTCATCGTCGGCACGCACAGCACCTCGGTGGCGCGGTGGCGGGCGATCGCCGCGTAGTGGTCGGCGGGGTCGAACGCGGTCCGCGGCACGATCGCGCCGCCGACGAACATCGTCGCGATCAGGCCCTCGACGTAGCCGAACATGTGGTAGCAGGGCAGCGAGAAGAGGATCCGCCGGGCGTCCTCGAACGCGCGGGTCAGCGCCGAGGCGTAGCCGGTGCGCTGCACGGCGTCGTGGGTGACCATGACGCCCTTGGGCGAGCCGGTCGTGCCCGAGGTGTAGAGGATGTCGCCGATGTCCTGCGGGCGGCGCAGCGGGCCGTGGTCGGTGGGCTGCTCGGCCCCGAGCCGCTCGAGCCCGGCGACGGTGAGGACCTCGCCGCGGCCGGTGCCGTCGAGCAGCACGACGCGCTCGAGGTCGGGCAGCTCGGCGGTCGGGCCGCGCTCCCAGCCGGGGGCGATCGCGTCGAGCATCGCGGCCTGGTCCAGGCCCGCGAAGCGCGCCATCGTGATCAGCACGCGGCAACGCGACTGGCGCAGCACGAACGCGAGCTCGTCCTGGCGGTAGAGGAAGTTGAACGGGATCGCGACGGCGCCGGCCCGCGCGATGGCGAACTTCAGCGGCGCGAACTCGACGTGGTTGGCCATCAGCAGCCCGACGTGGTCGCCGGGCCGGACGCCGAGCGCGGTCAGGCCGTCCGCCAGCCGCCAGGCCCAGTCGCGGGCCTGGGCGTAGGTGACGGTGTGCTCGTCGGTGATGACGAGGGGCCGGTCGGGGAACTCGCGCGCCGCGTCGTCGAGCAGGGCGTCGAGGGTCCGCGGCCGCCACGCCGGGTGCCGGGCCTCCAGCGTGGCGCGGCGGTCGTCGATGCTCGGCACGGTCGCGTCCATGCGACGACCGTAACACTTCGGGCGCCCTGTTCGGACGACATGTCCGAAGCCGGGGCCGGCGCCGGGTCAGCGCGCCGCGACGTACAGCGTGCCCCAGATGACGTCCGCGAGCCCCGTCGCGATGGCGTCGAGCTGCTTGGGCGTCGCACCCTGCGCGCGCTGGAGCGTCGTGCGCTCGATCATCCAGCTGAGCGCGGTTGCCGTCTCGGCCGGGTGGACGTCGCGGATCGTGCCGTCCTTCTGCCCGCGCTGGATGAGCTTGCGGACCGCGCCGACGAAGCCGTCGACGCTCTCCTGGTACATCTCGCCGACCTCGGGGTCGTAGACGGCCGTCTCGGCGACGGCGCCCATCACGACCTCGTTGGCCTGGAACGCCTCGAGCAGGCCGCGCATCGCGGTGCGGACGTCCTCGTAGGTGACCTCGCCGCGGTTCTCGAACCAGGCCTGCGCGCCCTCGTAGAACGTGTGGAGGGTCGAGGCGCCGATCGCGCGCAGCAGCGCGCCCTTGTCCTCGAAGTAGACGTAGAAGGTCGAGCGCGCCATCCCCGCCTCGGCGACGAGCCGCTCGACGCTGAGCTCGGTGAAGCGCTCGCCGTCGGCGACGAGCTTCGTGATCGCCTGGCGCATCCGCTCCTCGATGTCGGACTTGCGGTCCGCGCGGGCGGCCTTGGAGCGGCGGGTGGTCGACGGCATCAGCTCATCGTACAGGCTGTCCGGACACGAACTCAGTCGGCGCCGGGATCGCGCCAGCGCAGGAAGGAGGGGTCCAGCAGCTTGTGGAGGCCCCCCTCGGGCAGCCACGCGAGCGTCTCGAGCTCGAGCGCGTCGAGGAAGCCGACCTGCCCGGTGCGCAGGTCCTCGATCCGCAGGCGCGGGTCGTTGCCCTCGCGGTCGATGCTCAGCCGCACCGAGGCGAACTCGCTCTCGACGACGTCGTCCGGGGGGCCGGCCATCAGATCAGGAACGCGAGGGTGTGCAGCGGACGCTCGTTGTCGACGAGCACGACCTTCTTGCGCGCCATCCGCAGCCCGTCGGGCGTGTCGCGCAGGACGTAGGTGGTCCGCCCCGCCCACAGGACGGTGCCGCGCTCGCGCGCCTCGCAGACCAGGACGTTGGCGCCCACGTGGACGTCGTCGGGCAGCTCCGGGTGCGCCTCGAGCAGCTCGACGTTGGAGACGATCCGCCGCAGGTCCGAGCGCGGGATCTGCGCGTGACGCTTGCCGGTGTGCAGCTGCTTGATGCGGGTGGCGATGCGGGCGCGGTTGTCGTAGAGCACCGACATCTGCCGCGTCGGGTCGATGTCGGCCCCGTTGGCGGGGACCCAGTAGATCGCGTCGTCGGTCCAGAGGGCCTCCCACGCGTCGTACTCGTGCTCGTCGGCGTAGCGGGCCTCGCGGTAGACGAACTGCTCGACGGCCTTGAGGAGCTCGAGGTCCAGGGCGGTGGACACGGTCTCAGTCCTCCATCAGCTCGCGGTAGTGGCGCCAGATCCCGCGCTGCGGGACCTCGTCGGTCGCGTCGCCGATGAGGAAGCCGTTCTCGTCGCGACGCTCGCGGTGGGTGCCGCGCTTGATCTGCAGCCACTCCGGCGAGCGCGCCTGGACGCCGCGCTGGTTGCGCTCGTACATCTCGGTGTCGTCCGCGAGCAGGAAGCCGGCGGGCCCGACGGAGCCGATCGTCTGCTGCAGCAGCCGCCGGTTCATGTCGTCGCAGCCGGGGAACTGCACGGCGGTCACGTGCTGGACCGTCTCGTCGACGGCCGTGGGCTGGATCACGAACAGCTGGATCTCGGCGATGAACAGGTTCGGGAAGAGCATCACGTGCGGGGCGCCGTCGATCAGGATCTCGCGGGCGCCGTCGACCCCGTGTCGCGCCTCCATCTGCGCGACGTAGTCGGGCACCTTCTCGGGCCTCGTGCCGAACCAGCCCAGCGGCTGGCCGATGCGGCGGAACTCGGGGCGCAGGTCGTTCTCGGTGTGCCCGCCGCCGAGGTCGCGGCTGACCGCCGTCGACTTCTCCCCGTACAGGTCGCCGATGCCGCTCTTGGCGACGCTGAAGATCGAGGAGTGCACGAACTGCGGGTGGTACCCGTCGGTCTCGTTCTCCAGCAGCATCTTCCAGTTGGCCTTCGCCTTGTGCTGCAGCCAGCCGGCGGTCAGGGCGACCTCGCCCGTCGGCGAGAGGGCGACGAGCCGGTCGAAGGCCTCCGCGGCTGCGCCGAGGTGCTCCATCAGGGACGGTCCGTCCTCTGCGAAGGAGCCGAAGACGAAGCCCTGGTGGACGCCGATCCGGGGCACGCGGCCGAGCCCGAGGTCCTTCTTGGCCTCGCGCCCGCCGTAGCCGGAGTTGAACGGGTAGCCGAGCAGCTGCCCGGTGTTGGAGAACGTCCAGCCGTGGTAGGGGCAGCGGAACGCGGAGGAGTTGCCCTTCGCCGCGTCGCACACGAGGTTCGCGCGGTGGGTGCAGCGGTTGAGCAGCAGGTGGATCTCGCCGCTCTTGTCGCGGCTCATGATGATCGGCTGCGGGCCGATCGACTTCACCACGTAGTCGTTGGGCTCCGGGATCTCGCTGACGTGCCCGACGTAGACCCACGTCCGGTACCAGATGCGCTCGAGCTCGGCGGCGTAGACCGCGGGGTCGGTGTAGAGCGACCCGTGGACGCGGTCGTGCTCGATGAGCGCGTCCCAGTCCGGCGTCTGGCGTTCAGCGATGCTCATGGCCGCGACGATACCAGATGTCCGGACAGACTGTCCGATCTTGTCGGGACGCCGCCGGCGCCGGTTCAGACGCCGCCGAACCGCGGCGGGCGGCGCTCCCCGAAGGCGCGCACCCCCTCGACCGCGTCGGCCGTGCGGCTGCACGCGAGCATCGCGTCGACCTCCCGCGCGTAGTGCTCGCGCATCGGCGTCTGCGCCGCCGCGCGCAGCAGGGCGCGGGCGTGGCCGAGCGCGACCGTCGGTCCCGCGGCGAGCGCCGCGGCCACCTCGCGCGCCCGGTCGTCCAGCGCCTCGGCCGCCACGACCTCGGTCACGAGCCCGGCGCCGAGGGCCTCCTCGGCGTCGAGCACGCGCCCGAGCAGCAGCATCTCCTGCGCGAGGCGCAGTCCGACGAGCCGGGGCAGCCACCACGAGGAGGCGCCGTCGCCGCTGAGCCCCAGCAGGTGGAAGCCGGTGGCGAAGCGCGCCTGCGGCGCGGCCAGGACGACGTCGGCGCACCACGCCAGGCCGAGGCCGCCGCCGGCGATCGGCCCCTGGACCGCGCAGACCACCGGGACGGGCAGCTCGGCGAGCCGCACCAGCGCGTCGTGGAACGGGGCCACCATCGCCGCCATCGCGGCCTCGAGGTCGTCGAGCGCGCCGGCGAAGTGCGCGAGGTCGCCGCCGACCGTGAAGGCGCGCCCCGTCGCGGTCACGAGGACCGCACGCGCGTCGGCGCCGGCGCGGGCCTCGAGCTCGGCCACGGCGGCGGCGAACGCCGTGACCCAGGCCGGGTCGATCGCGTTGCCGGCGTCCGGCCGGTCGAGGCGCAGCTCGGCCAGTCCGTCGGAGATCGTCAGGGCGATGCGGTCGGTGCTCACGACGCCAGCGTAGACGAGCGCGGACAATCCCGAACAAGTTGTCCGGCCTACTTGTCCGATTCTGGTAGGTTCGGCGCCCGTCACCCAGGCCGGAGGACCTGCCCGATGAGCACCGCCCAGACCACCGACGTCGACCTCGACGCCATCGACGTCCTCGACGCGCGCTGGTTCGCCGACGGCACGCCGCACGAGCTGTTCGCCCGCATGCGCGCCGAGGCCCCCGTGCGCTGGAACCCGCTGCCCGACGGCACCGGCTGCTGGTCGGTCACCCGCCACGCCGACGTGTCCGCGATCAGCCGCGACACCGAGACCTTCTCCTCCTACAAGGCCGGCATCTTCCTGCACCCCGACCAGGTCGTCGGCCTGGACCTGACGCGGAACCTGCTGCTCTACATGGATCCGCCGCAGCACACGAAGTACCGGCTGATCCTGCAGAAGGCGTTCACGCCGCACACCGTGCAGGCGCTCGAGGACGGCATCCGCGCCCGCGTGACGAAGACGCTCGACCGGATCGTCGAGGCCGGTTCCTGCGACGTCGTCGACGACATCGCCGTGCCGATCCCGCTGGGCGTGCTCACCGAGCTCATGGGCGTCCCCGAGGAGGACATCGCCGAGTTCTACACGTGGACCGAGGAGATCGAGGCCGCCCAGCGCGCCCCCGAGCCCAACGCCGCCGCCGAGGTCTTCGTGAAGATGGCCGGCTACCTGCACGGGCAGATCGAGCGGCAGGCCGCCGAGGGCAACGAGGACTCCCTCGTGATGAAGCTCCGCGCCGCCGAGGTCGACGGCGAGAAGCTCACGGACCCGGAGATCCTCGTCTTCTTCGGCCTGCTCGCGTTCGCGGGCAACGACACGACCCGCAACACGCTCGCCAACGGGCTGCACGCGCTGCTCGAGCATCCCGACCAGCTGCAGGAGCTCGTCGAGGACCCGTCGCTCATCCCAGGCGCCGTCGAGGAGATCCTGCGCTACACGAGCGTCGTGCGCTGGTTCGTGCGCACCGCGACCACCGACACGGAGCTCGGCGGGCAGTCGATCCGCGAGGGCGACCGCGTGGTCATGTGGTACGCCAGCGCCTCCTTCGACGACGAGGTGTTCGACGAGCCGACGCGCTTCGACATCCACCGCGTCAAGCCCGAGCACAAGGCGTTCGGCGGCGGCGG containing:
- a CDS encoding enoyl-CoA hydratase/isomerase family protein; this translates as MSTDRIALTISDGLAELRLDRPDAGNAIDPAWVTAFAAAVAELEARAGADARAVLVTATGRAFTVGGDLAHFAGALDDLEAAMAAMVAPFHDALVRLAELPVPVVCAVQGPIAGGGLGLAWCADVVLAAPQARFATGFHLLGLSGDGASSWWLPRLVGLRLAQEMLLLGRVLDAEEALGAGLVTEVVAAEALDDRAREVAAALAAGPTVALGHARALLRAAAQTPMREHYAREVDAMLACSRTADAVEGVRAFGERRPPRFGGV
- a CDS encoding aromatic ring-hydroxylating oxygenase subunit alpha; translation: MSIAERQTPDWDALIEHDRVHGSLYTDPAVYAAELERIWYRTWVYVGHVSEIPEPNDYVVKSIGPQPIIMSRDKSGEIHLLLNRCTHRANLVCDAAKGNSSAFRCPYHGWTFSNTGQLLGYPFNSGYGGREAKKDLGLGRVPRIGVHQGFVFGSFAEDGPSLMEHLGAAAEAFDRLVALSPTGEVALTAGWLQHKAKANWKMLLENETDGYHPQFVHSSIFSVAKSGIGDLYGEKSTAVSRDLGGGHTENDLRPEFRRIGQPLGWFGTRPEKVPDYVAQMEARHGVDGAREILIDGAPHVMLFPNLFIAEIQLFVIQPTAVDETVQHVTAVQFPGCDDMNRRLLQQTIGSVGPAGFLLADDTEMYERNQRGVQARSPEWLQIKRGTHRERRDENGFLIGDATDEVPQRGIWRHYRELMED
- a CDS encoding TetR/AcrR family transcriptional regulator; protein product: MPSTTRRSKAARADRKSDIEERMRQAITKLVADGERFTELSVERLVAEAGMARSTFYVYFEDKGALLRAIGASTLHTFYEGAQAWFENRGEVTYEDVRTAMRGLLEAFQANEVVMGAVAETAVYDPEVGEMYQESVDGFVGAVRKLIQRGQKDGTIRDVHPAETATALSWMIERTTLQRAQGATPKQLDAIATGLADVIWGTLYVAAR
- a CDS encoding cytochrome P450 — translated: MSTAQTTDVDLDAIDVLDARWFADGTPHELFARMRAEAPVRWNPLPDGTGCWSVTRHADVSAISRDTETFSSYKAGIFLHPDQVVGLDLTRNLLLYMDPPQHTKYRLILQKAFTPHTVQALEDGIRARVTKTLDRIVEAGSCDVVDDIAVPIPLGVLTELMGVPEEDIAEFYTWTEEIEAAQRAPEPNAAAEVFVKMAGYLHGQIERQAAEGNEDSLVMKLRAAEVDGEKLTDPEILVFFGLLAFAGNDTTRNTLANGLHALLEHPDQLQELVEDPSLIPGAVEEILRYTSVVRWFVRTATTDTELGGQSIREGDRVVMWYASASFDDEVFDEPTRFDIHRVKPEHKAFGGGGRHFCLGAGLARAELRIALEEITRRLRDLQPAGPVERLPSSWANGLVHFPVTFTPGARAGDTAA
- a CDS encoding class I adenylate-forming enzyme family protein, whose amino-acid sequence is MDATVPSIDDRRATLEARHPAWRPRTLDALLDDAAREFPDRPLVITDEHTVTYAQARDWAWRLADGLTALGVRPGDHVGLLMANHVEFAPLKFAIARAGAVAIPFNFLYRQDELAFVLRQSRCRVLITMARFAGLDQAAMLDAIAPGWERGPTAELPDLERVVLLDGTGRGEVLTVAGLERLGAEQPTDHGPLRRPQDIGDILYTSGTTGSPKGVMVTHDAVQRTGYASALTRAFEDARRILFSLPCYHMFGYVEGLIATMFVGGAIVPRTAFDPADHYAAIARHRATEVLCVPTMTIALLEHPDRRTTDLSSVFALLSGAAPGPAWLWERCAQELGITEITTGYGMTECGGAMTMTLPEDPTERHTTTVGRPKRAGVAGIADAGGDLCAYATVDPLDGTRRPDGEEGELISTGPTHMRGFWDEPGLTAGALRDGWVHSGDLGRVDPDGYLVLTGRTKELYKSGGELVMPKEVEELVATVAGVSQVYAVGVPDERWGEVGCAWVVPEPGVAVDVDAVLALCRERLARFKVPKHVLLVDAADLPTTPTGKVQKFKLVERAAQRLAAAAP
- a CDS encoding aromatic-ring-hydroxylating dioxygenase subunit beta; translation: MSTALDLELLKAVEQFVYREARYADEHEYDAWEALWTDDAIYWVPANGADIDPTRQMSVLYDNRARIATRIKQLHTGKRHAQIPRSDLRRIVSNVELLEAHPELPDDVHVGANVLVCEARERGTVLWAGRTTYVLRDTPDGLRMARKKVVLVDNERPLHTLAFLI
- a CDS encoding acyl-CoA dehydrogenase family protein, whose product is MSTVAPTPTGIFTEDHAALRESIRSFMDREVVPHVEAWEETTFPDAIVRRMGELGFLGLSMPEEYGGQGGDYFCNLVLAEEVARAGSGGFLMGLSVHTDMVMPPLLEFGTEEQKREYLPRGIAGESIYALGITEPDAGSDVASIKTRAVYDPATDEYVINGSKTYITNGHRADMICLVTKTDPDAGYAGFTLFLVPMDAPGVIREQKLQKMGMHASDTALLAFQDVRVPASAILGEKGKGFQHIMWELQAERCIAAAGCLAYAQYAFDATLEYAKERRTFGQQLGTHQAIRHKFAQMATELEATRKLIYATAADYAAGAYNVREISMAKLKATQVAWEVADQCVQIHGGAGYMKEYPVERVMRDIRLYRIGAGADEIMLDVIGKSYGL